Genomic DNA from uncultured Desulfuromusa sp.:
CGCATACTGCCGCCACCACTGCGAGCAACAATTGTCAGTCCGGAATCTTCAATCTGGATATTCTCCTGATCAGCAATATAGCGTAAACGCGCCTGTAGCGGCACCAGTCCAATTTTTTTAAAATCAAAACGTTGACAACGAGACAGAATAGTAATGGGAATTTTATGGGGTTCGGTTGTAGCAAAAATGAACTTGGCATGAGCGGGAGGCTCTTCCAGGGTTTTCAATAAAGCATTGAAAGCGTTTATTGAAAGCATGTGAACTTCATCAATAATAAATATTTTATAACGCGACTGCGACGGCAGATAGCGTATATTTTCACGCAGCTCCCTGATATCATCGACCCCGGTATTCGAAGCACCATCGATTTCCAGGACGTCTATCCCCTGTCCCTTGGTGATTTCGAGACAAGAAGGGCACACCCCGCAGGGTTGCGTTGTCGGCCCTTCCTGACAATTCAATGCTTTGGCAAAAATCCTTGCAGCTGAGGTCTTACCAACACCGCGAGCACCGGTAAAAAGAAAAGCATGGTGAACCCGATCAGCAGTGATGGCATTGATCAATGTTTGGCTGACGTGTTCCTGCCCGACCAGATCCTCAAAAAACTGAGGACGCCATTTGCGAGCAAGAACCTGATAAGACATAATAATTCTCCAGAAAAAGCAGCAAAAGAAAGTAGCAAGATAAGGCTGACGGCTGTTTTGCCGGAGACTTGCTACAAAAAAATTGCCGGCACAAGTGACAGCCAGGCACTCCCGCGGCACACGGCCAAAACCGTTACCGCTGCTCCCTTCCGGGCCTGACGGGGTTCGCGGTCGTCCGTTGCGCGGGACCCGGCTGTCACTTCTACCGGCAATTGATGACCGGAATCTTAAAAATATATGTTAGTTGCAACGTAGAATTCGAAATCATTTCGAATTAACTAGAAATAAGGTCGTGGGGTTGCGGCCCCACTCGACGCCTTCATTTCTTTGGACGTACAAAGAAACGAAGCAAAGAAAAACGCCCGAACTCCTTGCCTGCCTGCGGCAGGTTTCCTTCATGAGACATCTGCTTTGAGGAGCGACAAAAACTCGCTCCGCTCAAACATTTGCCCCTCTATTTCTCAAATCAAATGTCACATTCCGGCTGCGTCACACGGGAGGTTAAACCAATCTCAAATCAAAAGAAAAACCCACCATTTTGAAACCGTACTATGTCGCCATTCACCGAGCTCGCAAGACTGATCAAAAATGCTTAGCTGCAAGGCGGACGAAATATACTGAATAAGTCGTACCGTTAGGTACGTCGTTGAAGTAGATTTCGGACAACGCCGCAGATGAGCGTTTTTCATCAGTCCTAAAAACTATGGCGGAGAGGCGGGGATTCGAACCCCGGGTAGCGTTAACTACACCCGCTTTCCAGGCGAGCACCATCGGCCTCTCGGTCACCTCTCCGCGAATTGCAGACATTACACTAACAGATTGGAGGCTGTAAAGGGCTTTTTCAGCTTTGATCCGTCGCGTAACGTCCGTTGATTCGATAGATAAAAGCCAGAATTTCTGCAACAGCTTGAAATAGCTCTGCAGGAACTTCTTCTCCGACAGGGATTTGTCCCAGCACTTCCAATAAATCGGGATCCTGAACAATGTCAACTCCGGCTTCTTGAGCTGCGGAGATGATCTGTTGCGCCAGATCACCACGACCACCGGCAACAATCTCTGGCGTTGATGTTGGTCGACGATCATAACGAAGAGCGACGGCCTGGAGCAAATTCTTGTCCGAATCTCTCATAGCAATCAGAGCCTTTCATCCAGAAGATTAAAAGATTCGGGCAACAGCCGTTCCTGTAGCTGTCGAGCGGGTAGTTTTGCATTGGAATCAAAACTGACTCCCTGCAAGACAACCGCTTCCAGCGATTCTTTTAATTCTTCAGCACAATGCTTTAAATAGTCCATCTTCCCCCGATCTTCACACGCTAATCGCAGATGTAACCCCTGCTTTTCATAGAGCATGTCAATACGAAGATTCCCCAGTGCGGATAAACGCAGTGACAATGACAGCTGCAAATGAGGTTCATCCTC
This window encodes:
- a CDS encoding EscU/YscU/HrcU family type III secretion system export apparatus switch protein, producing MRDSDKNLLQAVALRYDRRPTSTPEIVAGGRGDLAQQIISAAQEAGVDIVQDPDLLEVLGQIPVGEEVPAELFQAVAEILAFIYRINGRYATDQS